The genomic window CCAACCCGTCTACAGTCTAACCGTTGACGGGGTGATTTCCAACCGCGCCCGGCATCATTCCTCGACTGGTCGGTTCTTGGGTTCCACGCTGGCGATGGCGTTCTTGAGGAATTCCAGCTTCACATCGCCGGAAACCCGGATGGTGACCAGGTTGTCACGGTCATCAACCCCCACCACGGTGCCGCGCAGGCCGCCGATGGTAACCACGCGATCGCCCTTGGCGATGGCGTCGATCATCGCCTGCTTCTTCTTCTCCTTGCGCCGCTGGGGCAGGATGATCAGGAAGTAGAAAATGGCGATGACGATGACGAAGGGCAGGATCATCCCCAGGATGCCGCCACTGTCGCCTTCAGCGCCGCCACCGCCCATCGCGAGTACGAGATCGGTAAACAAGGAGCCGCTCCTCGGCTGTGGTTGTTAGCTGAACTGCAGGGAAACCGCAAGGTGTTACTTCGCAGGGGCGGAGTTTAGCAAAGCCCGCCCGGAGGGTCAACCGTGCGCCGTGTTCACACCTCCGCCGTCGCAGATGCACCGCCACACTGCGGCGGCCCCCGGAAAAC from Candidatus Coatesbacteria bacterium includes these protein-coding regions:
- the yajC gene encoding preprotein translocase subunit YajC; amino-acid sequence: MGGGGAEGDSGGILGMILPFVIVIAIFYFLIILPQRRKEKKKQAMIDAIAKGDRVVTIGGLRGTVVGVDDRDNLVTIRVSGDVKLEFLKNAIASVEPKNRPVEE